The sequence below is a genomic window from Lolium perenne isolate Kyuss_39 chromosome 4, Kyuss_2.0, whole genome shotgun sequence.
tgctcacagaactcaagcttaccaaaatcgcagccatcaattagctctctttttgccaattctgccatgccaagctcactcatatgtccaagacgcttatgccaaagattagtcttactagattcatcagaactaacagcagcagcaataccaggcaaagtgctacctctaaggacatataatttcgcagaattcatatcaccaatcataataatgagagaacctgatgataccttcaaaagtttgttcccacctttgtacttgtacccgtcacaatcaagggtactcaaagagatcaaatttctcgccatggagggtatgtgtttcactcttgtcaacgtgcgtgtcatcccatcatggatcttgatctgaacagaaccaatgccaacaatgctgcactggttgtcattccccacacgcacaaaatctccactctgcacagactcataagaactgaaccaatctttgttacagcaaatatgaaacgaacatgcagtatcaagaatccattcatcatcacgtgaaacacatgcagccaagacaactaagcaatctccatcagaactatcactaccagcaacaacagcagcctcacccttaccggtgacaacggcagccttaccattaccatcattatttttcggttggtaagttccgttccttttcttcttgttctgcagcttccaacaatcatcaatattgtggttagatttcttacaatacctgcagaagttgtcacgtcctttggactttgagcgacctctgtcgcccttgctcttatctctgttgttgtggtagtagttatctcgctgctcagtcctgccacggacctctaatgcctccgccttggaggacgaactttcagcctgcaccatagatttcattttctccttttgttggagagcatcataaacttccgcgagggttagtttgtcgcggctcaataatatggtgtcacgaaagttactgaaagaattaggcagcgagcataaaagaagaagacctaaatcctcatcctcatacttaacttctatagactgcaaatcagaaacaatctctttccaggaagataggtgattcattaccgatcctccctcttgcaacttatgcgagaacagtttcatcttcacgtgcaatctGCCCGTGAGATCCTTGGACAAACATATCTCCTCTAGTTTGACCCATAACTCGGCGGTGGTTTTCTCCTGCAGCACTTCCTGTAGAATATTATTGGACAGATGGAGTTGAATCAACGATAAAGCCTTACGATCTTttcgcttctccgcatcggtccaggtatccatcgctttctcgccgaaagcatcgatcgcttcatccagatctgaagattgggcgagaatcgccctcatcttcacctgccacaaagcaaatctcgtggtgtagtccagctgcggtagatcgaacttcagtgacgacatctcgtaaaccctagatccaaagaacacgggctctgataccacttgttataatcgagatgcacaataaacgaagaacgaaaggtaaaacactgcaggggacacgagattttaacgtggaaaacccttgcaacacacaagggaaaaaccacgggcgccagccagcaaaacttcactatttcggtggtgtttacaaacgccgtgggtgtacaatgatgcgacttcaaccctagcggcggcttacagggaatatatatagacggtggcaacgctttggcccaagcctccggcgacgggcctcgctccgctcgtcagaagttagcctccctttagtatatgaatttggatcacaatataacaaccgGAGTGTGGAACCGCAAGCAAGAAGTTGAAAAGAGGATTAATTTATAGATTGGCACGGAAATAATGGGTCTTAAACGGCTGGTTGATCAAAGGCAAGCAGTTGATTTTGCGAACTAATCGGTGGCTGCAAATAGGATATCACGATGCAAAGAGGAAAGCCGATGAAGCTTGCTAGGTCGCCGTGCCGCGTTGCTGCTTGTTATGTTGGGTTGCTACAACATTCTAGCGATGTATGCCATTCTCTGATCGTTACATATACATCCTATCTTGCCAACGAAGCCAACAATACAAACATAGCTACTTAAAGTGAAAATCGATCGATGATATACTCTAACTGCTCGTCAACTTTGTACATATAACCATTGACGCCCGTTCGAAAAAAATGTGTCACTAAATTTTGGTATGAACCAGTGGCGGACAATTTTCTTTTATTTGTCTCCATTGCTCACCAGATCCGTGATGCCCGCAAATAGTGCACTATCAACCAACGACGTAGTTTTAATTTTGAGGGTCAGCGTTAGGCATCGTGGAGACCACATGGCGATGTACCAGCGAGAAATTCTTTTTGCCCGTCACTTGTATGGGTTACCACCGGCGGACATTCGGTTTTGCATCACGGGTGCTGTTGCGGCTATAAACCTTTTTCCAGTAGTGATTTCATGAAGGTGCAATAACTGAAAACAACATTTTTTCACACTCACATTCCACATTTTGATTCTCCCATCTCCACATTATTAAGATGTAGGTGTTGATAGTTTGTTGGTCTAAGTTTTGGATTCATCGTCTGGCCAAATTAAATACAGAGGTACTCTCTCGGTTAGGGATTATAAAGCCATCATGTGTTTTTAGATCATCAATTCATCAACATAACATGAATGTACaacacaaaaattatatcattgagaAGTAGAACATCTAAAATTACTAATAATATATATTTTGTAATATACACATCTTATATTAGGTTGGTCAAATTTATGAGAGATTACGGAAAGGAGTAACTAGTATTTCGTACGTGCAATAGATGTCCCGTGTTCTAATAACCCGTTTCTCTCTCAGTGCAGGGAGCAACACGCTCGGCGCATCTACTATATATGTAACTATTACCGGTACCCGTTTGTCAGCACAGGTTGGCAACATAGCAAAGAGTACCAAAGAGTATTGGGCGTTTTGTGGCAGCAGCTCTGCAACGCTGGCCGCTTTCTTATACTACTAGCTAGCACGGTTGCACCGCTTTCAGTGGTAGAGAAAGGAAAGGAGAAAATGATTTTGGGAGTCACGTACATGTCTCGGACAAAATGAGTCACGCCGCTGAAGGCATGGCTACAGCAGCGACGGCGTAATCCCACGCGTCGCCCGAAGCCGGCCGCGCGCTCGCGACGGCTCGCCACGCATGCAGGTGCCTGGTGCACATATGAGACTGGATCTAGACACGTCGTGCCCGGATCGTACATAAGTAACCCGTCGTGCGGCGAGAAGTTTCAAGTAGCCAACCACGCAGCACACGCATGGCTGCTCTAGACACGTCTTGCCTGGTCGGGCCTGTAGCGTTCAAGGACCTGAACTGGAAGGACGATGGCGAGATGGTGACCGCCCCGCCGGATGAGAGCGCGGACATAGTTTCCTCCCTGCCGAGCAAAACAACGGGCCCCAACATTGAGCTGCGGCAGTACCAGGGTGTGTGGATGCTGGGCACGGTGCTTCCCGGGCTCATCTCCCTCCAGCGCCGCTTCAGGTCGCGGCCGGGCGATGTGCTCCTCGCGAGCCCTGTCAAGTCCGGCACGACCTGGATCAAGTCGCTCACCTTCGCGACCATGGCGCGCTCCTCCTACCCGCCCTCCGCCGCCGACCACCCGCTGCGCCGCCTCAACCCGCACGAGTGCGTCCCCTACATGGAGGAAGTCTTCCTGCACGGCCACGAAGCCAAGCTGGAGGCGCTGCCGTCGCCAAGACTCATGCACACGCACCTGCACTACTCCCTGCTGCCTCGCTCCCTCTCCAACTCCAAGACCGTATTTGTCTGCAGGTATGTATTTTGTTTTGTCTTTTCTTTTCTCTCGATATTTCTTTACCAACAAGGGATGTCGATCGTGTAGGGAGCCCAAGGATATGGTTGTCTCCCTGTGGCACTTCCTCAACAGAGCTGGGGTGAACTTCTCCTTCTCGGAGCTGTTCGAGCTGATATGCGATGGCAAGAACCCCAACGGCCCGTTCTGGGAGAACGTCCTGGGATACTGGAGGGCCAGCAAAGCCAGGCCGGATGGAGTCCTGTTTCTGAGGTACGAGAAGATGCTAGTCGATCCGGTCTGCGCCGTCCGAGACCTCGCGCGGTTCCTTGGGGTGCCATTCTCGGCTgccgaggaggcggcggagttgcCCATGGAGATCTGCGAGTTGTGCAGCATCGACACCATGAGAGGCCTCCAAGGAAACAAAATAGGAAGCACTGGGGAGTTCAACTTTGCCCACCAAAGCTATTTCAGGAAAGGGGTCGTGGGGGACTGGGTGAACCATATGACGCCTGAGATGGCCTGCCGCATGGATGCCATTGTCGAGGAAAAGCTCCAGGGATCGGGGCTCACCTTCACCTCTTGAAGCGTGTAGTAGGCATAAGTTACTTGTTTTTATGTCTATATTTCGGCCGGGTTTCCTTGTGCGGCCATGATCATATCCGTCCCTCGATCTTCTGCAAGTGCAGGACACATCCACACCGGgagcgacctgaataaaggcggcggtcctaggacctctcttgcgtgaagaggaggacctaccggaggcctggactcgtgatctggccggagtgttgagttccggaaggctccaccgatgaatgtaacagtgcttttgcctggagtttgttggatcagaggtattcggtcgtgcacacccatgtttttattccgaccgattggttctggagggagcggcgcgaagctctttttctttgattgacatcaagtgactatggatccatgatgaaagtcggaagaagagaatttcatgaaggccggaggggaggactagcttagggaggttcaagtctttgtgatgttgagggacttgcttggtgttccgggcttcacagcagcggtatgaaagtgggggcgacaacacaggtgaagtgcagagtcctacctttcagggtgaaaacccaaggtctggccttaattggttgtgcctggcaatgtccttggtggagatatttgttttgagagcggggactagtgtgtaattcaggtgttgtcttggcggtggatgtattgctgttgttaggcacgagatactgtagcgggacttttgtttcttagttttcttttcttgtttttggctgtgtgcatccgtagtgccattagggtggtgcgttgttacagaggctggatgtaattggtatcttcttgatattaatatattccctttatcgaaaaaatccaCACCGGGAGCTGGCACATGACCCACCATCATGTCCCCTCGATCTGAGTTCTCGGCTCTAGTGCGTGCGCCGCAAGCTCTTGTACGCGTGCGAGTCCATAGTGTGTGTCCTTTGACGTTTCTATTCTTCATCCCGAGGAaccgagagagtgtgtgtgttggTCATAGAACCATGATGTTTGCGGCTATGGCTGACCCATATAATCCGTGTTGTTTGGACTGTAACATGGAACATCCCAAGTTTAATCCCAATCGTAACAGACCCATAATTCTGTCCGGCAATAGCTTAGCTAGCCTAAAATAACATGGATACTAAGTTTACTAACGTAACTACTACTAGCGCGTATAGCTATCTAACTTCCGACCGGCCCAAAAACCAATACTGTACTAAATTATGACTCAAATAagaattttttttgaaacgaaGTCAAAATCATGTAATGATAATTTTTTCTTGTGCACGTTATCTACCAATGCACAGCTACACATCGTGCATAGTTATATGTACATCATCGCAACCTTTTACGGAAGTGTTTAAACAGTCGAAGAATGCGGCGAAGGATATTTTATCCCAATATGGATGACAACATAATCTTCAAATATGTCCTCTATCACCTTAGGAGTTTTACAATTTCTCATCATTGATATGTATTTTGCTTTTTAAGTTTGTACTTTAACTTAGTTTGATCGAGTATAATACTTAAAACTTTTTGAGTAATAAAATATAATTCATAAAAGATATTGCATACAAAAAAGAGATTCGATCGATAGAGAAACAAAGAGTCCCCGTCGGCATCGGTTCCTTTACGTGGAAAACCGGAAAGGTTTAGAAAAAACAAAAAGAACCGGCCGGAAGTCTACGTGACCACGCCTCTGCCTTTATAGGACTGATTCGATCGATCAGGCTCACGGAGCCGCCAGGCAAACTCCAGACCCAAGCTTGCAAGCAGCGCATCCATGGATCCTCTCACCGCCGAGCTCTCGCCGAGCCTCGCCGGGTGGAAGAGAGTATGCGAGGACCAGCTCGCAAGGACTCTCCCGGTGAGCCACTCCAGACATTGTCGATGTGTTCCTCTCTCTGTCATGGTTCTCCAGATTCTCTACATGAAATTAGGATTCAGTTCCACTTGTCCTTCCGTGATTGTATTGCGAACCACTACGTTTAACATTTTACACTGAACTTGAAAAACAATTTCTTTCTTCACAACTTGAGTACGCATGTGCGCGGACATATAGGATTTGTTAGATCTGAGGATTAATTGGCCTGCTGGAAAACTTCCAAAGAGTGCATGCTGTGTTCCTAGATGTGGATTCTTTAAAGCCTGTGCATAGATACTTGATTATTTTTTTGGGAGCACTCAAGGAAGATGCTTgtaaaattttaattttattgACACTTGGAAAACTGAGGTTCATAAAAGGGGTACATCCTTTTATATCCTCTTAGTTACTTCATCCGGtttcttttaattgactcggatttagtacaacttcATAAAAggagtactaaatttgagtcaattaaaaaagacagGATTGAGTAGTTGTTTTGTACAGGAAAGATTTCTTTCGATCTTTTTGTAAAATTGTTGTGGGGCTTTTCCTCACAgtctcaaggttcaaaaaaataaaaGTGGTACATGCGTGTGAAAGAACCACTATCACGTTAGCTTTAAGTCGTTGTGCTGGCTCTGCCACATGGCCTTATTCTATTATTTTTCGCAGTTGCGGACATATCCTATTTTTCTTGCTGTGTAACCTCGTTTTCACTTACAAAACTTTGATGCTTTGTGCTTGTTTCAGATGCAGATCTTTGTTAGAACGCTCTATTGCAAAACCATCACTCTTGATGTTCAGAGTTCAGATACTATCGACAATGTCAAGGTTAAGATTCATGAAAAAGAGGGAATCGCTCTAGACAAGCAACGCCTCATGTTTGATGGCACGCATCTGGAGGATGGACGCACCTTGGCCGACTACGACGTCCAAAAGGAGTCTACCCTTCATCTTGCCCCCCATCTGGATGGAGGGATCGAGATTTCCGTGGAGACCCTCAATGGAAACATGATAAACCTCAAGGTGGATTCATATGATACCATCCATGATGTTAAGGCGAAAATTCAGGATCAACACCGCCTACTCTTTGAGGGGAAGCAACTTGAGGACGACTGTACTTTGGGTGAGTGTGGCATCCAGTATGGTTCCACTCTAAATCTTGATAGGTGCTACCCAGAAAGGATGGAAATCTCCATCAAGACGCTTCAAAGGCCTTTCTATGTTAAGAGCACAGATACCATCAACAGCCTCAAGTCGACCATTAAAGATGAGTATAGCATTCACCCGGCCCAGCAGAGCCTCTTCTTTAACAGCTGGAAGGAGCTCGAGGGCGGCCGTACTCTGGCCTATTATGACATCCGGAATGGATCCAATCTCGACCTCGTCCTGTGCCTCCGACCTGGGCTGATGCAGATCTTCATCCAGCAACTTACAGGAAAGACTTTTGTGCTTAAGGTTGAGAGCTCCGATACCATCTACGATgtcaaggagaagattcaccaggTGGAGGGCATACCTGTAAGACTCCAACGGCTCCTCTTTACTGCGAGGGACAAGCAGGATAGGCCCACTACACATCAGAAGGACATGCAAGATAGGCTCACTCTTGCGGACTGCAAGATCAAGGATAACTCCACCCTTAAGCTTGTCCTCCGCCTCCTGTCGTGTGTTCAGTGTCCGGGCCACCATCATTAGACCGTGCATATTAATGTGTCTCAACTCTCACGGAATGTATTTGAAGCAACTT
It includes:
- the LOC127297630 gene encoding cytosolic sulfotransferase 8-like, with the translated sequence MAALDTSCLVGPVAFKDLNWKDDGEMVTAPPDESADIVSSLPSKTTGPNIELRQYQGVWMLGTVLPGLISLQRRFRSRPGDVLLASPVKSGTTWIKSLTFATMARSSYPPSAADHPLRRLNPHECVPYMEEVFLHGHEAKLEALPSPRLMHTHLHYSLLPRSLSNSKTVFVCREPKDMVVSLWHFLNRAGVNFSFSELFELICDGKNPNGPFWENVLGYWRASKARPDGVLFLRYEKMLVDPVCAVRDLARFLGVPFSAAEEAAELPMEICELCSIDTMRGLQGNKIGSTGEFNFAHQSYFRKGVVGDWVNHMTPEMACRMDAIVEEKLQGSGLTFTS